TGGCGGTGGTGGCCTTCCGCGGGGCGGGAAATGGTTTCCCGGTAGGGGATACTGGGGGGATGAGTTTCAACTTCCAGGTTGAACCGGCTTTTCATCCGTTCCAGCAGCACCCTCAAATGAAGCCCTCCCAAGCCCCACAGCACGGTTTCGTTAGCTTCCGGGTCGTGCTCCACTTTGGCGCTGGGGTCCTCGGCCACCAGCTTGTGCAGGGCATCCGAGAGTTTTTGTTCGTCACCACGACGGACCGGCTGCACGGCGACGCCGACCATGGGGGTAGGTAATTGGATGGGTTCCAGGTGAAAGAAGTCTTCATCGTGGGAATCATGAAGCACGGCGTCGTAATGAATGGCTTCCACTTTGGCGACCGCGCAAAGATCCCCAGGGACGCCCCGGTCTATTTCAAATTGCTGCTTGCCTTGGAGTTGATAAAGATGACTGACCTTGAATGGTTTGCGGCCATCCCCGATAAACAATTGGCTATCCTTGCCAATCGAGCCTTGATGCACTCTAAAAATGCCCAATTTGCCAATAAAGGGATCCACATTGATTTTAAATACATGGGCGATAGCATGGGCATCGATCTCCGGGGAAACTGTCACAGGTTCTGCCTGCTCCCCCTCTCCCTTATAAAATTGGGGGGGGTTGCCTTCCTTGGGGTTGGGCATGAGTTTGGCCATGACTTGGAGCAATTGCTCTATGCCCGCGCCGGTCCTGGCGGAAACAAAGCACACCGGAATTAGATGGCTTTCTCTGAGTGCTTTTTCGAAGGGGTCGTGGAGCTGTTCCGGTTGCAGTTCCTGGCCTTGTTCCAAGTAGATTTCCATCAGGGCCTCATCCACTTCCACCACCTGATCCACTAAATCGGAGTGGGCTTGTTCCACCGATGAAAAATCTGTAGGTTTACCGTCAGGTTGGAAAAAACAATCCACCACGGATTTGCCTTGATCGGCAGGCAGATTCAAGGGCAGGCATTCGTTGCCAAAAGCTTCTTGCAGCGCTTGTAATATGCCGTTGGGGTCGGCTTCTGGGGAATCGATTTTATTAATAATGATCAACCGGCAGAGTTTTCTTTGGGCTGCCACTTCCATGAGTTTTTGATCGAGCGTGCTGGATCCGGTAACGGCGTCCACGACTAAAGCCACGGTGTCTACGGCGGGTAAGACGCTTAAAGTTCGCCCTAAGAAATCAGGAAAACCTGGCGTGTCAAGCAAATTTATCCGCGTATTTAAATGATTAAGAAAGTAAAGTGAAGGCTCCAGGGAATGCCCTAGTTGTTTTTCTAAAGGATCAAAATCGCAGACTCGACTGCCGTTGGATCCTTTTTGTGGAATCATTCCGCTGGCGGCGAGCAGGGTTTCAATCAGTTCTGTCTTGCCACTACCAGCGTGGCCGATGAAGGCAATATTGCGTATGTCTTCGGTAGAATAATCGGACATGGGATCTCTCCTAAGCTTGAGGCGGTATGATAAAGTACATCGCAAAAAGCTGAAGTTGGCAAGGGTTGGTGTTGATGGACAGATCCAACCCTTTGGTGACTGGTTTTTCTTTAGGAAAACGCTGAATCAGACAGTATTTCCTCGATTTGGAGATTACGCCAAGCGCTTCAATTTTTTTTCACTTAACCTCAATAAAAATAGGAAATTCGAACTATTGTTGGTTATATACCGTCTTTTAAATAAGGCAGAAGGGTACGGGGGATTGCGCAAAGAAATGAGGTGGTAATGGCCATTTTGATAGTGGATGATGATAGCCATTTGGGTAAATTATTAGGTTTGCGGCTTCAAGCAGAGGGATATGAAACCCTTTCCGTTCATACGGCTAACCAGGCTTTTGAATGTTTGGGCATTGATGGTGGAGCCCCCGGGTCTAATATCGACTTAGTGATTTTGGATATTTTTTTACCGGATTCATCGGGTATTGAAACCTGCAGAAAGATAAAAGAAGCCTCTAACACCCACGATATCCCCGTGATTATGATTACCGGCAGCACTGAAGAAGAACATCTTAAGGAAGCATTCGAAGCCGGTGCCATGGATTATATTGAAAAGCCCTTCAAAGGCGTGGAGGTGATTGCCCGGATCCGGTCTGCTTTGAGGCTCAAGAAAGAAATCGAGCAGCGCAAGCGTCAGACTCAAAAATTGATGCAGGCTACCAGAGAACTGAAGGAGGCCAATCAGCGGCTGCGGTTAATGTCCTTTCACGATGCCTTAACCGGCCTTCACAATCGCCGTTATTTTGATGAATTTCTGGAAAAGGAATTTGCTAGGGCAAAACGTAATCAGAGGCCGATTGCCATGATTATGATTGATATTGATTACTTCAAGCCCTACAACGACTATTTTGGTCATCAAGCCGGGGATGAATGCCTAAAACAAATTGCCGCTGCATTCGCCAAGGTGGTGCATCGATCCCACGATCTTGTGGCCCGTTATGGCGGGGAGGAATTTGCTGTGGTGCTGCCCGAGACCGATCAATCCGGCGTGATGGCAGTCGCGCAGGTACTGCGCCAAAGCGTCCTCGATTTGCAAATTGAGCATCCTGATTCCCCTTTTGGGGTGGTTACGATTAGTGAAGGCGCGGTGGCCCAGGTTCCCAGGTTAGAAGATACGGTGGAGCAACTCATCAAAGCGGCGGATGCCGCCATGTACCGGGCCAAAAAATCTGGCCGCAACCAGATTACTGCCGCGAAGTAAGGGGCTCGCCGGCAAACTCGATGCCTGCCCAACCGTGGCGCATGAATTGGCGGATATTTTGGTGATCGCTGCCTTCCGGATGCTCCAATACATGCCTGTAATGTTCGCCAAATAACGCCAAGGTCTGATTTTCATCCAGGCCTAAATGCCGGGCAAACGCAAAGATTTTGCAAGAGCCTTCATTGGCGCCCGCGTCATTGAAAACACGCTCATTCCCCAGCCCGTTGGCAAAAGCGGTGGGGTTGTAGTGAAAATGGCGTTCAATGACGGCCATGGTATCGGCAAATTGAATGGGTTCGTTTTGGGTAAGTTTGTCGAGGAGAGATTGAATATCCATGGGTTTTTCAGCGGATAAGTTGGGCCAGGGATTTGAATTTTGGGTGGCTGGCGTCTCTGAGCCATTCAAATAACACCGATTCGCCGCAAGTAACCACCGCCCCTGCCTGGCGCATGCGTTCCAAGGCATAGATTTTATGTTCCGGATTGCGGGAACAAACAGCGTCTTCCACGACAAAGACTTGATATCCCTGATGAAGGAAGTCAAATGCCGTCTGCAACACGCAAACATGCGTCTCTTGTCCTGTAACAATCACTTGCGAGCACCGGGAGTCTGCCAATACGCTCTTAAACCCTTCCGCGCAAAAACAGGAAAAGCCGGTTTTAGGGAGAGGCGAGGTGTTTTGGGGCAGAAAGCCGAGCAACTCCGGGGTCGTAGTCCCCAGTCCTTGAGGGTATTGTTCGGTTAAAATCATGGGAATATCCAGTTCTGATGCCGCTTGCAGCAACATCGCGGTATTGCCTATCATCGATTCCCGCTCTTCTTCCGGCATGGCTTCAGCCAAGCAGGGCTGAATATCAATGACTACCAATAAACTATCGGCAGCAGAACATAAAACGGGGTCAACGGCCATAAATCTTCCTCTTGGGATAAAATGAATTACTGAGGTTACGCACTTGCCCGGAATGCCCCCTCCCCCGGCCCCTCTCCCACAGGGAGAGGGGAGTCAATGCTTGGTTATCGCCTCTCCCATCGTGGTAGATGAAGGCCGGAGAACAGCCTACATTCCCTCCCTTGCCGGCACGGCAGTCAGGGAATCCGTCCTTGCCCCCTCCCCCGCTTGCGGGGGAGGGGGACGATAATGGGGAATGATCGTGCGTAACATCAGTGAATTAGTTTAACATGTTGGATAAAGGTCCCCAGACGGCCTCCAGCAGTTGCGCTTGAGCCTTGACGTTGGGATGAATGCCGTCAGCCTGCATTAAACTGGCATCCATGGCCACGCCATCGAGGAAAAAAGGAATCAACCTAACCCCATATCTTTTCGCCAGTTTTGCATAAACAGATTCAAACAGTTGCGCAAATTGAGGGCCGTAATTGGTGGGCATCTTCATGCCCAGCAACAATACTTTGGCGCCGCCTTGCCGTGCCGTCTCAATCATGGCTGCCAGATTCTGTTCCATTTGTTTTGGCGCGATGCCGCGCAGACCGTCATTACCCCCCAACTCCACGATGACAATATCCGGGTGGTGGCGTTTTAAAAGCCCGGGAAGCCGATACCTTCCCCCGGCAGTGGTTTCCCCGCTGATGCTGGCATTGACAACCTGGATGTCTTTATGCTCTTTTTTAAGCCGTTGTTCCAGCAAGGCAACCCAGCCTTGATCGATAGGGATGCCGTAACCCGCGCTTAAACTATCGCCCAAGACTAAAATGGTGGCCGAATACACTGACTGCGGCAAACCGATGAACAGAATGAACAAGAGCCAAGCTTTAACCATGCAACAAGCCTCAATTCGTGAGATGGCCAAGGCAGAAAACACTGCCCAAGCCATGATTCAAACCCATCATCTTGGAAAATCGGTCCCTACCTTGGAGGGCCGACTGGATATTTTAACGGATGTCAACCTGACAATTCATGCTGGCGAAACCGTCGCTGTCGTGGGCGTCTCTGGTTCCGGGAAGTCCACATTGCTGAGCTTGCTGGCGGGTTTGGACTTGCCAACCTCTGGTAGTGTACTCATTAATGGCGTTTCCTTGACTGATTTGGACGAAGACGGCCGCGCCCAACTACGGGGGCAAATGGTGGGTTTTGTTTTTCAGTCGTTTCAATTACTGCCCAGCTTGACGGCCCTTGAAAATGTCATGTTGCCTCTGGAATTGAAAGGCGAGACGAAAGCGGAGGCCATGGCCCGGGAATTTCTGCAACGGGTAGAACTCAGTCACCGGTTGGAGCACTATCCCCGGCAATTGTCGGGTGGAGAACAACAGCGAGTCGCCCTTGCCCGGGCCTTTGTCACCATGCCCAAAATCCTGTTTGCCGACGAGCCTACCGGCAATCTGGATCGGCGTACTGGCGGCCATATCATCGATCTATTGTTTGAATTGAACCGCGCTCAGGCCACGACGCTGGTATTGGTGACCCATGACGAGGCGTTGTCCCAACGCTGTGAGAAAACCCTGTTATTGGAAGCGGGAAAAATCAAGGTGCAGCGATGAAAACCGGATTCTCGATGGCCTGGCGCCTGTTGCGCAGAGATTG
This portion of the Methylothermaceae bacteria B42 genome encodes:
- the fusA gene encoding elongation factor G (EF-G; promotes GTP-dependent translocation of the ribosome during translation; many organisms have multiple copies of this gene); the protein is MSDYSTEDIRNIAFIGHAGSGKTELIETLLAASGMIPQKGSNGSRVCDFDPLEKQLGHSLEPSLYFLNHLNTRINLLDTPGFPDFLGRTLSVLPAVDTVALVVDAVTGSSTLDQKLMEVAAQRKLCRLIIINKIDSPEADPNGILQALQEAFGNECLPLNLPADQGKSVVDCFFQPDGKPTDFSSVEQAHSDLVDQVVEVDEALMEIYLEQGQELQPEQLHDPFEKALRESHLIPVCFVSARTGAGIEQLLQVMAKLMPNPKEGNPPQFYKGEGEQAEPVTVSPEIDAHAIAHVFKINVDPFIGKLGIFRVHQGSIGKDSQLFIGDGRKPFKVSHLYQLQGKQQFEIDRGVPGDLCAVAKVEAIHYDAVLHDSHDEDFFHLEPIQLPTPMVGVAVQPVRRGDEQKLSDALHKLVAEDPSAKVEHDPEANETVLWGLGGLHLRVLLERMKSRFNLEVETHPPSIPYRETISRPAEGHHRHKKQTGGAGQFGEVFLKIEPLPRGAGFEFVNQVVGGAIPSQFIPAVEKGVRQAMAEGFVAQFPMQDIRVIVYDGKHHPVDSKEVAFVAAGKKAFFDAVEKAQAIILEPIMQIIITAPNASMGDITGDIASRRGRINSSNALANGWVEINALAPLSELQDYESTLKSITGGEGSFTMTFSHYDPLPPQIQKKLAEERRKEKE
- a CDS encoding type III effector, producing MDIQSLLDKLTQNEPIQFADTMAVIERHFHYNPTAFANGLGNERVFNDAGANEGSCKIFAFARHLGLDENQTLALFGEHYRHVLEHPEGSDHQNIRQFMRHGWAGIEFAGEPLTSRQ
- a CDS encoding hydrolase, producing MAVDPVLCSAADSLLVVIDIQPCLAEAMPEEERESMIGNTAMLLQAASELDIPMILTEQYPQGLGTTTPELLGFLPQNTSPLPKTGFSCFCAEGFKSVLADSRCSQVIVTGQETHVCVLQTAFDFLHQGYQVFVVEDAVCSRNPEHKIYALERMRQAGAVVTCGESVLFEWLRDASHPKFKSLAQLIR
- a CDS encoding arylesterase — its product is MVKAWLLFILFIGLPQSVYSATILVLGDSLSAGYGIPIDQGWVALLEQRLKKEHKDIQVVNASISGETTAGGRYRLPGLLKRHHPDIVIVELGGNDGLRGIAPKQMEQNLAAMIETARQGGAKVLLLGMKMPTNYGPQFAQLFESVYAKLAKRYGVRLIPFFLDGVAMDASLMQADGIHPNVKAQAQLLEAVWGPLSNMLN
- a CDS encoding ABC transporter — its product is MAKAENTAQAMIQTHHLGKSVPTLEGRLDILTDVNLTIHAGETVAVVGVSGSGKSTLLSLLAGLDLPTSGSVLINGVSLTDLDEDGRAQLRGQMVGFVFQSFQLLPSLTALENVMLPLELKGETKAEAMAREFLQRVELSHRLEHYPRQLSGGEQQRVALARAFVTMPKILFADEPTGNLDRRTGGHIIDLLFELNRAQATTLVLVTHDEALSQRCEKTLLLEAGKIKVQR